In Erigeron canadensis isolate Cc75 chromosome 6, C_canadensis_v1, whole genome shotgun sequence, the following are encoded in one genomic region:
- the LOC122602657 gene encoding TBC1 domain family member 13-like, whose amino-acid sequence MVTKKKKSVPDWLNSPILSSSTTIKSPPRLNTTSSYEDPIAGEYSLKSSPASSVTSSDSCFNESISKKEEVRVSSSIRSGSSDNDAVTSSSANFNSVTIEDISRHSHLLQELSRKIINIGELRQLASLGIPDAAGIRSTVWKLLLGYLPVDKGLWSSELAKKRSRYKHFKEELLINPSDITRKLEDSAYSKNCDHISEARCLLARSKIPHGEHPLSLGKTSIWNQFFQDSEITKQIDRDVKRTHPDIQFFSGDSAFAKANQDSLKNILIIFAKLNPGIKYVQGMNEILAPLFYVFKNDPNEDYVVNAEADTFFCFVELISDFRENFCQQLDNSIVGIRSTITSLSQLLKQHDEELWRHLEVTTKVNPQFYAFRWITLLLTQEFNFADSLHVWDSLLSNPEGPQEALLRVCCAMLILVRRRLLAGDFTANLKLLQSYPPTNVSHLLYVAHKLHSHSTQLSV is encoded by the exons ATGGTgacgaagaagaaaaaaagcGTACCTGATTGGCTCAACAGCCCTATATTGTCTTCTTCCACAACAATCAAATCACCGCCGCGGCTTAATACGACGTCGTCTTATGAGGATCCCATCGCCGGTGAATATTCTTTGAAATCATCGCCTGCATCATCCGTAACCTCTTCGGATTCTTGTTTTAATGAATCAATTTCCAAGAAGGAAGAAGTTAGGGTTTCATCATCTATTCGTAGTGGAAGTAGTGACAATGATGCTGTCACATCTTCTTCTGCTAACTTTAATTCTGTTACCATTGAAGATATTTCGCGTCATTCACATTTGTTACAAGAG CTATCGAGGAAGATTATAAACATAGGGGAACTTAGACAACTTGCTTCTTTGGGTATACCAGATGCTGCTGGAATCCGTTCAACTGTTTGGAAG CTATTATTGGGGTATCTTCCGGTTGATAAGGGACTTTGGTCGTCAGAATTGGCTAAGAAGAGGTCTCGCTATAAACATTTCAAGGAAGAGCTTTTGATAAATCCA TCGGATATCACAAGGAAGTTGGAAGATTCTGCATATTCTAAAAACTGTGATCACATAAGTGAGGCCAGATGTTTACTAGCAAGGTCAAAGATACCTCATGGGGAACATCCTTTGAGCCTAGGGAAGACCAGCATCTGGAACCAATTCTTTCAG GACTCTGAGATCACCAAACAGATAGACCGTGATGTGAAACGCACCCACCCAGACATACAATTTTTCTCTGGCGACTCTGCTTTTGCAAAAGCCAATCAG GACTCATTGAAGAATATACTGATCATATTTGCAAAGCTGAACCCAGGGATAAAATATGTGCAAGGGATGAATGAAATATTGGCCCCTTTGTTCTATGTGTTCAAAAATGACCCCAACGAGGACTATGTG GTTAACGCAGAGGCAGACACTTTCTTCTGCTTTGTGGAATTGATAAGTGACTTTCGAGAAAACTTCTGTCAACAACTTGATAATAGTATAGTAGGTATTCGTTCAACAATTACAAGTCTGTCACAACTCTTAAAGCAGCATGATGAAGAGCTATGGCGACATCTTGAGGTCACAACAAAa GTCAACCCTCAATTCTATGCATTTAGATGGATTACACTCCTATTGACTCAGGAGTTCAACTTTGCCGACAGTCTTCACGTTTGGGATTCACTGTTAAGCAACCCTGAGGGTCCTCAA GAGGCATTGCTTCGGGTTTGTTGTGCAATGTTGATTCTTGTGAGAAGGCGTTTGCTGGCTGGTGATTTCACAGCCAATCTCAAATTACTCCAGAGTTACCCCCCCACAAATGTTAGTCATTTGCTCTATGTTGCCCACAAGCTGCATTCCCATTCAACCCAACTATCAGTGTAg